In Nitrospinota bacterium, the genomic window GGCTTTAGCCGGCCCATCCCGCTCTGCCCGTTCCCCGCCTCTTCGCTTAGCTCGTAAAAAACCCCGGATCGCGGAAAATCGCGGAAAATCGCGGAAAAATAGCCGGAAAAGGGGCTAAAAAGGATCAAAGGAGCTGTTTGCAAGGAAAACGAAATACGATGTTATATTTCAATGAGATACCGCCTACTTACACCGTTGAGCGGAAGGGGGGCTTGGGGCCGGCCTTAAAGGCTTGCGGGGAGATGAGTGGAGTCAAAACCTACGTTCCAACGTTCATTTTACGATCAACGAATTTGCTTGACATCTAATATTTATTATTATATATTTAACTTTGCTATGAAGCGAAACTTTGGCATACTTTTCTACTGCGAGGAGTGCAAAGAGGGGCGCGAACGCACGTCCTTAGTCTTGAGCAGGGGATTCGCAGTGATGCTCCTCAAGTGCGGCCATCGCTACGTTCCAGACGGACAAGATGGTGGTATACAAGATAGGAGCCGGTGCGAATTACACGGGTTTCAAAAGCCATGCTCAACGTGCGGTTTTCTTATGGACGAAAGCCTCGAGTATGGAAGGCGGCTGGCAGAGGAATTGGAAATGGAAGCGGAAATTCATGAAGTATTTCTACGGGCGGAGCTAAAAAGGAATCCTCACCTCAAGCGTTTCGTCCCTAAATCGCTTCTTGGCTAGCTCCAAATACTCCTTTTCGGTATCAATCCCTATATACTTACGTTCAGTCCTAATAGCAGCAATGCCCGTAGAGCCACTACCCTGAAAGGGATCCAGCACTAACTCGTCCTTGTGTGTAGAAG contains:
- a CDS encoding site-specific DNA-methyltransferase, which translates into the protein STHKDELVLDPFQGSGSTGIAAIRTERKYIGIDTEKEYLELAKKRFRDETLEVRIPF